A genomic window from Candidatus Thiocaldithrix dubininis includes:
- a CDS encoding cytochrome ubiquinol oxidase subunit I gives MIPDEVVDLSRLQFALTALYHFLFVPLTLGMTFLLAIMESVYVMTGKEVYKDMVKFWGKLFGINFALGVTTGLTMEFQFGTNWAYYAHYVGDVFGAPLAIEGLMAFFLESTFVGIFFFGWDRLSKQQHLLVTWLMALGTNLSALWILIANGWMQNPVGAEFSYETMRMEMVNFAEVLFNPVAQVKFVHTVAAGYVTGAMFVLGISAWYLLKKRDMGFAKRSFAIAAGFGMASILSVILLGDESGYEAGEVQKMKLAAIEAEWHTEPAPAGFNLIAFPDQAKGENSFEIKIPFALGLIATRSITEQVTGINDLVAQNEQRIRTGMQAYAIFTKLRAGTASAEEKQQFDKIKNDLGYGLLLLQYTPNVIDATDAQVKQAAKNTVPGVAPLFWAFRIMVAAGFTMLLVFSLSFYYTAKRTAWYKPWLLRLALYSMPLPWLAVETGWFVAEFGRQPWAIGEILPTALGTSTLTAGDLMGSIFGFVFFYTVLLVIEVYLMVKFARQGPSSLHTGRYYFETQGGGHTKHAYAQRLTDKV, from the coding sequence ATGATACCTGATGAGGTCGTTGATCTATCGCGGTTACAATTTGCGCTAACCGCGTTATACCACTTCCTATTTGTTCCCCTAACGCTGGGTATGACCTTTCTACTGGCGATTATGGAATCCGTTTATGTGATGACGGGTAAGGAAGTCTACAAAGACATGGTGAAATTCTGGGGTAAGTTATTTGGAATTAACTTTGCCTTAGGTGTCACCACAGGTTTAACAATGGAATTCCAGTTTGGTACAAACTGGGCTTATTACGCTCACTATGTTGGTGATGTTTTTGGCGCACCGTTAGCTATCGAAGGCTTAATGGCGTTCTTCTTAGAATCCACCTTTGTTGGCATTTTCTTCTTTGGTTGGGATCGTTTAAGCAAACAACAACATTTGCTCGTAACTTGGTTAATGGCATTAGGCACAAACCTATCCGCGTTATGGATTCTGATTGCCAACGGCTGGATGCAAAACCCTGTGGGTGCAGAATTCAGTTATGAAACCATGCGTATGGAAATGGTTAACTTTGCTGAGGTGTTATTTAACCCTGTAGCACAAGTAAAATTCGTACACACCGTCGCAGCGGGTTATGTCACTGGCGCTATGTTTGTGTTAGGCATTAGTGCTTGGTACTTACTCAAAAAACGCGACATGGGTTTTGCTAAACGTTCATTTGCTATCGCCGCAGGCTTTGGCATGGCGTCGATTTTGTCAGTAATTTTATTAGGTGATGAAAGCGGTTATGAAGCCGGTGAAGTCCAAAAAATGAAACTGGCTGCGATTGAAGCCGAATGGCATACCGAACCTGCTCCGGCTGGCTTTAACCTGATTGCCTTCCCTGATCAAGCAAAAGGCGAAAACAGTTTTGAGATTAAAATTCCATTCGCCTTAGGCTTAATTGCCACCCGCTCAATCACGGAACAAGTTACAGGCATTAATGATTTAGTGGCACAAAATGAGCAGCGTATTCGCACCGGTATGCAAGCTTACGCTATTTTCACTAAATTGCGGGCGGGTACAGCCAGTGCAGAAGAGAAGCAACAGTTTGATAAAATCAAAAATGACCTAGGTTATGGTTTATTGTTATTGCAATACACGCCGAATGTAATTGATGCCACCGATGCGCAAGTAAAACAAGCCGCTAAAAATACTGTGCCGGGCGTTGCGCCTTTATTCTGGGCATTTCGTATAATGGTAGCAGCGGGCTTCACTATGTTGTTGGTATTTTCCCTATCCTTTTACTACACCGCCAAACGCACTGCTTGGTATAAACCTTGGTTATTACGCCTTGCCTTATACAGCATGCCGCTACCGTGGCTTGCCGTTGAAACGGGTTGGTTTGTTGCGGAATTTGGTCGCCAACCTTGGGCTATCGGTGAAATTCTCCCCACAGCATTAGGCACATCCACGCTAACTGCTGGCGACTTGATGGGCAGTATTTTCGGCTTCGTCTTCTTCTATACCGTTCTGTTGGTCATTGAAGTTTATTTAATGGTCAAATTTGCACGCCAAGGGCCGAGCAGTTTACACACAGGGCGCTACTACTTTGAAACCCAAGGTGGCGGGCATACTAAACATGCCTATGCACAACGCCTAACCGATAAAGTTTAA
- a CDS encoding lysophospholipase → MVSLNACTSAKFPLGATRVTPKIQSVPVFKTSDGTELVMQVWQPSHKPSARILLLHGFNEYTGAYDSVGASFAKRGIEVWAYDQRGFGRSPYRGLWSSAERMAQDAQEALQLIKQQDPQTPLYLLGMSMGGAVALYSAKQTGLPIKGVILVAPAVWAAHTQPFYQRWALAFTQRVIPGWKPTGEGLNIKPTDNKALLKKIWQSPWMLRESRVDTLAGLTDLMGKAYQAAPQVKYSTLLLYGEHDQLIPAKPIAHIRQQLPQLPHTAYKQYAHGWHMLMRDLQGETVISDISRWIQSSP, encoded by the coding sequence ATGGTTAGTCTAAATGCTTGTACTAGCGCAAAATTTCCCCTAGGTGCTACCCGTGTAACGCCAAAAATTCAATCTGTACCTGTATTCAAAACCAGTGATGGTACTGAGTTAGTTATGCAGGTTTGGCAGCCATCACATAAGCCGAGTGCTCGTATATTGCTCTTGCATGGTTTTAATGAATACACCGGCGCTTATGACTCGGTGGGGGCAAGCTTTGCCAAACGCGGAATTGAAGTTTGGGCGTATGACCAGCGCGGTTTTGGACGTTCACCGTATCGCGGCTTGTGGTCAAGTGCCGAACGCATGGCGCAGGATGCACAGGAAGCCTTGCAGTTGATTAAGCAACAAGACCCGCAAACGCCGCTGTATTTATTGGGGATGTCAATGGGGGGCGCAGTGGCTTTATATAGTGCAAAGCAAACGGGCTTACCAATTAAAGGGGTAATTTTGGTTGCGCCTGCGGTGTGGGCAGCGCATACCCAACCGTTTTATCAGCGTTGGGCATTAGCCTTTACGCAGCGTGTTATACCGGGTTGGAAGCCGACAGGCGAGGGCTTGAATATTAAACCCACGGATAATAAAGCCTTATTAAAGAAAATTTGGCAAAGCCCTTGGATGCTGCGCGAATCGCGGGTTGATACGCTAGCAGGCTTAACAGATTTAATGGGTAAAGCGTATCAAGCAGCGCCACAGGTTAAATACTCAACGCTGTTATTATACGGCGAGCACGATCAACTGATTCCCGCTAAACCGATTGCGCATATTCGCCAACAATTACCGCAACTCCCCCATACTGCCTATAAACAATATGCTCATGGTTGGCATATGCTAATGCGCGATTTGCAAGGCGAAACGGTTATTAGCGATATTAGTCGTTGGATACAGTCAAGCCCTTAA
- the cydD gene encoding thiol reductant ABC exporter subunit CydD: MSKTVNPAITKTLKQWQRHAGVWLNIAVALGFTAGLALIAQAWLLAQTLNAVLFKQASLSEVWPWLGGLLLLFLLRAALLWLSEQVAFQAATQVKLAVRQQLYAKVQRLGAAWLTNERSGDVVNSLSDGVEALEAYYARYTPAMLLMALVPLSILAVVFYFDVWSGLIMLLTAPLIPFFMILIGKGTEKRNQQQWRQLARMSAHFLDVIQGLTTLKLFNASQRETHVIAEVSEQYRQSTMSVLRVAFLSSFALEFLSTVSIALVAVFIGFRLFWGEMNFLSGFFVLLLTPEFYLPLRNMGTQYHARLQAIGAAERMVEILETPETETPPEESLQALPALFPLQFKQVEVVYNDGRQALNGFDLTIKAGQTIALIGASGAGKTTVLNLLLGFIQPTQGQILLGETDLATVPLAHWRKQIAWLPQQAHLFPGSVADNIRLGNAQSSLAAVQQAAQQAYAHDFIQALPHGYDTLIGEGGQGLSGGQIQRIALARVFLKDAPLVILDEATAHLDQQSEQWIQQAIQTLAQTRTVIMIAHRLHTIEQADLIVLMQQGQVVATGTHAQLVNSSAAYQQMLQAYTAEAL, encoded by the coding sequence GTGAGTAAAACAGTTAATCCAGCGATTACGAAAACCTTAAAACAATGGCAACGCCATGCAGGGGTGTGGTTAAACATTGCCGTGGCACTTGGCTTTACGGCGGGTTTAGCCTTGATTGCGCAAGCGTGGCTATTGGCACAAACCCTGAATGCGGTGTTGTTTAAGCAGGCAAGTTTAAGCGAGGTGTGGCCGTGGCTTGGTGGGTTACTGCTGTTATTTTTGCTGCGAGCGGCACTGTTGTGGTTATCCGAACAAGTGGCTTTTCAAGCGGCTACCCAAGTGAAATTAGCGGTACGTCAACAGCTTTATGCCAAAGTACAACGCTTAGGCGCGGCATGGTTGACGAATGAACGCAGTGGCGATGTTGTCAATAGCCTAAGCGACGGTGTGGAAGCCTTAGAAGCTTATTATGCACGTTATACGCCTGCGATGTTGTTAATGGCATTAGTGCCTCTCAGTATCTTAGCCGTGGTATTTTATTTTGATGTTTGGTCGGGTTTGATTATGTTACTGACCGCACCATTGATTCCTTTCTTTATGATTTTGATTGGTAAAGGTACGGAAAAGCGTAATCAACAACAGTGGCGACAACTAGCGCGTATGAGTGCGCACTTTTTAGATGTGATTCAAGGCTTAACCACACTCAAATTATTTAATGCCAGTCAACGTGAAACCCACGTTATTGCCGAGGTATCCGAACAATATCGGCAAAGCACCATGTCCGTGTTACGTGTGGCGTTTTTATCCTCTTTTGCCTTGGAGTTTCTATCCACCGTTAGCATTGCGTTAGTCGCTGTGTTTATTGGTTTTCGCTTATTTTGGGGCGAAATGAACTTCTTATCCGGCTTTTTTGTGTTGTTACTTACACCTGAATTTTATTTGCCGCTGCGTAATATGGGGACGCAATACCATGCGCGTTTACAAGCCATTGGTGCGGCAGAACGCATGGTGGAAATCTTAGAAACACCAGAAACCGAAACGCCACCGGAGGAAAGCTTGCAAGCGTTACCTGCTTTATTTCCCTTGCAGTTTAAGCAGGTTGAGGTGGTGTATAACGATGGGCGGCAAGCACTCAATGGTTTTGATTTGACGATCAAAGCCGGGCAAACCATTGCCTTGATTGGCGCGAGTGGCGCGGGTAAAACCACGGTATTAAATCTGTTATTAGGTTTTATCCAACCGACTCAGGGGCAGATTTTACTGGGTGAGACCGATTTGGCAACTGTGCCGCTGGCACACTGGCGCAAGCAAATCGCATGGTTACCACAACAAGCGCATTTATTCCCCGGTAGCGTTGCGGACAATATTCGCTTAGGTAACGCACAAAGCAGCTTAGCCGCTGTGCAGCAAGCTGCCCAACAAGCCTATGCCCATGACTTTATTCAGGCTTTGCCACACGGTTATGACACACTGATTGGCGAAGGGGGGCAGGGTTTATCCGGTGGGCAGATTCAGCGTATTGCGCTGGCACGAGTCTTTTTAAAAGATGCGCCCTTGGTAATTTTGGATGAAGCCACCGCACATTTAGATCAGCAAAGCGAACAATGGATTCAGCAAGCTATTCAAACCCTAGCCCAAACCCGCACCGTTATTATGATTGCGCATCGCTTACACACCATTGAACAAGCCGATTTAATTGTGCTAATGCAGCAAGGGCAGGTTGTGGCAACTGGCACACATGCACAATTAGTGAACAGTAGTGCGGCTTACCAACAGATGTTACAGGCCTATACAGCGGAGGCGTTATGA
- the cydC gene encoding thiol reductant ABC exporter subunit CydC — protein sequence MKDLLRLLGLFKPYLGWMMLGVLLSLITVLANVGLMAMSGWFISAMALAGAAGVSMNYFTPAGWIRAAAMSRTAGRYAERLVTHEATFRLLAELRVWFYQRIEPLAPAVLEQYHSGDILSRIRADIDTLNNVYLRLFVPMVVAVLASVILVTILAFYQPVLAILEAILLLIAGVLMPWSMQRLSQQAGQQTVQLTADLRTHLISDIQGMGELLVYGADTAHAQQVQQLSLQLAQQQRLLNHLNALAQGALSLCANLAMWFSLLLVIPLVVTAQLAPAELTMLVLLVLASFEVVAPLPLAMQSLGETMAAARRIFALADQPPAIQEPLQPLAIPQRFDLQFKQVDLYYPQQTQPALQQVSFNLPAGTSLAIVGASGSGKSSIASLILRFREPSAGQILVNGQAIQAYNSNALRKQIAAASQQTHLFNTSIRENLLLAKPEATQAELEAACQATLIHDFIQAQPEAYDTWVGETGVKLSGGQARRIGLARLLLKPAALLILDEPTEGLDPETAVQVLNNILAFAPQHQQSIVLITHQLSDCRLVQQTLFLGADNP from the coding sequence ATGAAAGATTTACTGCGCTTATTAGGTTTGTTTAAACCGTATTTAGGCTGGATGATGTTGGGCGTTTTATTGTCGCTTATTACCGTGTTAGCCAATGTGGGTTTAATGGCGATGTCTGGCTGGTTTATTAGCGCGATGGCATTAGCAGGCGCGGCAGGTGTCAGTATGAATTATTTTACGCCAGCAGGTTGGATTCGTGCCGCTGCCATGAGCCGTACCGCTGGGCGTTATGCCGAGCGTTTAGTGACACATGAAGCCACTTTTCGTTTACTAGCAGAATTACGCGTTTGGTTTTATCAGCGCATTGAACCGCTTGCCCCTGCGGTGTTGGAACAGTATCACAGCGGCGATATTCTGAGCCGGATTCGGGCAGATATTGATACTTTAAACAATGTGTACTTGCGCTTATTCGTGCCAATGGTGGTAGCGGTATTAGCCAGCGTTATTCTGGTGACGATTCTTGCGTTTTATCAACCGGTCTTAGCCATATTAGAGGCAATCTTATTGTTGATAGCAGGCGTATTAATGCCGTGGAGTATGCAGCGTTTAAGCCAACAAGCTGGGCAGCAAACGGTGCAATTAACGGCTGATTTACGTACCCACTTAATCAGCGACATACAAGGCATGGGGGAATTATTGGTATACGGTGCGGATACAGCACATGCCCAACAAGTACAGCAATTATCGCTACAATTAGCCCAACAACAGCGGTTACTCAATCATCTTAATGCCTTGGCGCAAGGGGCATTAAGTTTATGTGCCAATCTGGCGATGTGGTTTAGCTTATTATTGGTGATTCCTTTAGTGGTGACGGCCCAATTAGCACCTGCTGAATTAACTATGTTGGTGTTATTAGTGTTGGCAAGTTTTGAAGTAGTTGCACCTTTGCCGTTGGCGATGCAAAGTTTGGGTGAAACAATGGCGGCAGCGCGTCGCATTTTTGCCTTAGCCGATCAACCCCCCGCGATTCAAGAACCCTTACAGCCATTAGCCATACCTCAGCGTTTTGACCTGCAATTTAAGCAAGTGGATTTGTATTATCCCCAACAAACGCAGCCTGCTTTACAACAAGTCAGTTTTAATTTGCCCGCTGGTACAAGTTTGGCAATTGTGGGGGCGAGTGGCAGCGGTAAAAGCAGTATTGCCAGTTTAATATTGCGGTTTCGCGAACCTAGCGCCGGACAAATTCTTGTCAACGGGCAAGCGATTCAGGCTTATAACTCAAATGCCTTGCGTAAGCAGATTGCTGCCGCCAGTCAACAGACGCATTTATTTAATACCAGTATTCGCGAGAACTTATTATTAGCGAAGCCTGAAGCCACGCAAGCCGAGTTAGAAGCTGCCTGCCAAGCCACATTGATTCATGATTTTATTCAAGCACAACCTGAAGCTTATGATACTTGGGTGGGTGAAACAGGCGTTAAGCTGTCTGGGGGGCAAGCAAGGCGTATTGGTTTAGCACGTTTATTATTAAAGCCTGCTGCCTTATTGATTTTGGATGAACCTACCGAAGGTTTAGACCCCGAAACGGCTGTGCAAGTATTAAACAATATTTTGGCATTTGCCCCGCAACATCAACAAAGTATTGTGTTGATTACGCATCAATTAAGCGACTGCCGCTTAGTGCAACAAACCCTGTTCTTAGGCGCAGACAATCCTTGA
- the petA gene encoding ubiquinol-cytochrome c reductase iron-sulfur subunit yields the protein MANSGVDKRRRRFLIAATSVVGAVGTAAVAAPFISSWSPSARALAAGAPVEVPVGKVEPGQLLRVIWRGKPVWVVNRTKEMLGTLEGLSSQLKDPDSTNDKQQPLYAKNLYRTREGKEQYLVLVGICTHLGCSPTYRPELGPADLGAEWKGGWYCPCHGSKFDLAGRVFKNVPAGANLEVPPYYFKDDSTVLVGEDGGVA from the coding sequence ATGGCAAATTCTGGAGTAGATAAACGCCGTCGCCGCTTTCTGATTGCCGCTACTTCGGTAGTCGGTGCAGTTGGAACGGCTGCGGTTGCGGCTCCGTTTATTTCCTCATGGTCTCCAAGTGCGCGCGCACTCGCGGCGGGAGCACCTGTGGAAGTACCTGTGGGTAAAGTAGAACCGGGTCAGTTATTGCGTGTGATTTGGCGTGGTAAACCAGTATGGGTTGTCAACCGTACAAAAGAGATGTTAGGAACTTTAGAAGGCCTAAGTTCTCAATTAAAAGACCCTGACTCAACCAACGACAAGCAACAACCTCTATACGCTAAAAACCTGTATCGCACGCGTGAAGGCAAAGAACAGTATTTGGTGTTAGTGGGAATTTGTACGCACTTAGGTTGCTCACCAACGTATCGTCCAGAATTGGGCCCTGCGGATTTAGGTGCAGAATGGAAAGGCGGTTGGTATTGCCCTTGCCACGGCTCTAAATTTGACTTAGCCGGTCGCGTCTTTAAAAACGTTCCAGCCGGTGCAAACTTAGAAGTTCCTCCTTATTATTTCAAAGACGATAGCACCGTATTAGTAGGTGAAGATGGAGGTGTTGCGTAA
- a CDS encoding cytochrome b N-terminal domain-containing protein: protein MAERQPHNYTGVLGWIEDRIPLMESIKAHLTEYYAPKNFNFWYYFGSLALLVLVIQIVSGLFLSFHYKPDTGLAFASVEYIMRDVPGGWFIRYMHSTGASAFFIVVYLHMFRGLIYGSYKGKRELVWLIGMAIYLALMATAFMGYLLPWGQMSFWGAQVIINLFNTIPVIGPDLSTWIRGDFVLGDATLNRFFGLHFFLPAAVLPALVVMHILALHAVGSNNPDGVEIKQGPYAHAGNAWDKNGPADGIPFHPYYTVKDIVGVAVFLIGFFAVLFFAPTGGGYFLETPNFEPANPLKTPEHIAPVWYFTPFYTVLRAVPDPFGGTIAMFSAIIFLFLLPWIDRNPIKSWRYRNNAHKINLLLFAAVFLTLGYLGVVAVTPAYGELGVRMTQIYFMFFAVLAIHSNPAKANYVMWFGILLGLVVAYDFMFRYTPGNDEATHQMMIQFIYPVLYLGLTLLLPAFKKSCNQEKPVPERVTG, encoded by the coding sequence ATGGCTGAACGTCAACCTCATAACTACACTGGCGTCCTTGGGTGGATTGAAGATCGTATCCCCCTAATGGAATCCATTAAAGCGCATTTAACTGAATACTATGCGCCTAAAAACTTTAACTTCTGGTACTACTTTGGTTCATTAGCCTTATTAGTATTAGTGATTCAAATCGTTTCCGGTTTGTTCTTATCCTTCCATTATAAACCTGATACTGGTTTAGCCTTTGCGTCTGTTGAATACATCATGCGGGATGTACCGGGTGGCTGGTTCATTCGCTATATGCACTCTACCGGTGCGTCTGCCTTCTTTATCGTCGTTTACTTACACATGTTCCGTGGTTTGATTTACGGGTCTTACAAAGGTAAACGCGAGTTGGTTTGGTTGATCGGTATGGCGATCTATTTAGCCTTAATGGCAACCGCCTTCATGGGTTACTTATTACCTTGGGGTCAAATGTCATTCTGGGGTGCGCAAGTTATCATCAACTTGTTCAACACTATTCCCGTTATCGGCCCAGATTTATCCACTTGGATTCGGGGTGACTTCGTATTAGGCGATGCAACCTTAAACCGTTTCTTCGGCTTACACTTTTTCTTACCTGCCGCCGTGTTGCCTGCCTTAGTAGTTATGCACATTTTGGCATTACACGCAGTAGGTTCTAACAACCCAGATGGCGTTGAGATTAAGCAAGGCCCTTATGCGCATGCAGGTAATGCATGGGATAAAAATGGTCCGGCTGATGGCATTCCATTCCATCCATACTACACCGTAAAAGATATCGTCGGTGTTGCAGTCTTCTTAATTGGCTTCTTTGCTGTATTATTCTTCGCCCCAACAGGTGGTGGTTACTTCTTAGAAACGCCTAACTTTGAACCCGCAAACCCATTAAAAACACCTGAGCATATTGCACCTGTTTGGTATTTCACACCGTTCTACACCGTATTACGTGCTGTTCCAGATCCATTCGGTGGCACAATTGCTATGTTCTCTGCGATTATCTTCTTGTTCTTATTGCCTTGGATTGATCGTAATCCTATCAAATCATGGCGTTATCGTAATAATGCGCACAAAATCAACTTACTGTTATTTGCAGCAGTCTTCTTAACCTTAGGTTATTTAGGTGTTGTTGCCGTAACGCCAGCTTATGGTGAGTTAGGTGTGCGTATGACACAAATTTACTTCATGTTCTTTGCAGTATTAGCGATTCATAGCAACCCAGCGAAAGCTAATTATGTAATGTGGTTTGGCATTTTATTAGGTCTAGTTGTAGCGTATGACTTCATGTTCCGCTATACCCCGGGCAACGATGAAGCAACGCATCAAATGATGATACAATTCATTTATCCTGTCTTGTATCTAGGCCTGACCTTGTTATTGCCAGCCTTCAAGAAAAGCTGCAATCAAGAAAAACCTGTTCCAGAACGTGTAACGGGTTGA
- a CDS encoding cytochrome c1 — MKKVIASVMFALTASTLMVSGNAVASGAAVHLEPAKVDLENKASLQRGVKYYVNYCMGCHALSYSRYNRVANDLDLTEAQVAKNLIFTRTDGEPTKVGELMKNAMPAKDASEWFGAPPPDLTLVARVRGADWIYTYLKSFYADPSRPMGVNNTIFANVGMPHVLWELQGMQQKVCVKEGEGQHAAEHCHLEMVKPGKLSGTEYDQVAHDLTNFLAYVGEPIQDKRKVYGIFVLLFLGFFALVAYALKKEYWKDVH; from the coding sequence ATGAAAAAAGTAATTGCTAGTGTAATGTTCGCTTTGACTGCTTCTACACTGATGGTTTCAGGTAATGCAGTAGCGAGTGGTGCAGCAGTGCACTTAGAACCTGCGAAAGTTGATCTGGAAAATAAAGCCAGTCTGCAACGTGGTGTAAAATACTATGTTAACTATTGTATGGGTTGTCACGCATTAAGCTACAGCCGTTATAACCGCGTCGCTAATGACTTGGATTTAACAGAAGCGCAAGTAGCTAAAAACTTGATCTTTACCCGTACGGATGGTGAACCCACTAAAGTAGGCGAATTGATGAAAAATGCAATGCCTGCGAAAGATGCCTCTGAATGGTTCGGTGCGCCTCCACCTGATTTAACATTGGTTGCGCGTGTGCGTGGTGCAGATTGGATTTATACCTATCTGAAATCATTCTATGCGGATCCTTCTCGCCCAATGGGTGTAAATAACACAATTTTTGCTAACGTAGGTATGCCTCACGTCTTGTGGGAACTCCAAGGTATGCAACAAAAAGTATGTGTTAAAGAAGGTGAAGGTCAGCATGCAGCGGAACACTGCCATTTAGAAATGGTTAAACCGGGTAAGCTTTCTGGTACAGAATACGACCAAGTAGCGCATGATCTCACAAACTTCTTAGCGTATGTGGGTGAGCCTATTCAAGATAAACGCAAAGTTTATGGTATTTTTGTACTATTATTCTTAGGCTTCTTTGCTTTAGTAGCTTATGCGTTGAAGAAAGAATACTGGAAGGATGTACATTAA
- a CDS encoding glutathione S-transferase N-terminal domain-containing protein yields MGSLSSRRSVMTLFSAPDCADSHRVRIVLAEKDITVDILNINPDNKPEDLAELNPYNSTPTLLDRDLVLYDARIIMEYLDERFPHPPLMPVDPVTRAHSRLALFRIEKDWFSLVNDIENGDEAAATQARKILRESVLSAAEVFSVKPYFLSDDFSLVDCTIAPILWRLPKYGIDVPEKQGKPILKYMDRVFSRPAFQESLSKVEKSIRP; encoded by the coding sequence ATGGGTTCGCTTTCCAGCCGTAGATCTGTTATGACCTTGTTTTCCGCGCCTGATTGCGCTGATAGCCACCGCGTACGTATTGTGTTAGCGGAAAAGGATATTACTGTCGATATTTTGAATATCAATCCAGATAACAAACCAGAAGATTTGGCTGAGTTAAATCCCTATAATTCGACTCCTACCTTATTGGATCGAGATTTAGTTTTATACGACGCACGTATTATCATGGAATATTTGGATGAGCGTTTTCCGCATCCGCCTTTAATGCCAGTTGATCCAGTGACACGTGCACACTCGCGCCTTGCCTTATTCCGTATTGAAAAAGATTGGTTTTCGTTAGTTAACGATATTGAAAATGGCGATGAAGCCGCTGCGACACAAGCCCGTAAAATTTTACGTGAAAGTGTATTATCGGCAGCCGAAGTATTTTCCGTTAAGCCTTATTTTTTAAGTGATGATTTTTCATTAGTCGATTGCACCATTGCGCCGATTTTGTGGCGTTTGCCTAAATACGGTATTGATGTTCCTGAAAAACAAGGTAAACCTATTTTAAAATATATGGATCGGGTATTCTCACGTCCAGCGTTTCAAGAATCTCTCAGTAAAGTAGAAAAATCTATACGCCCATGA
- a CDS encoding ClpXP protease specificity-enhancing factor yields MSSEAKFIPKRPYLLRAMYEWIVDNGMTPHILVDARSNQVSVPRQYVKDGNIVLNISPTATNNLMMRNDEVTFSARFGGKAFSIWLPMWSVMAIYARETQEWVSFPPEEYSDQVVADDQTETVVEAPVLSLATATASADAEINATEPTTDGDEPPPAPKPTTKARPSLRVVK; encoded by the coding sequence ATGAGTAGCGAAGCAAAGTTCATCCCTAAACGCCCTTACTTGTTACGGGCGATGTATGAGTGGATTGTGGATAATGGCATGACACCACATATTTTAGTGGATGCGCGTTCTAATCAAGTTTCTGTGCCCCGCCAATATGTTAAAGACGGCAATATTGTTTTAAATATTAGCCCGACTGCCACGAATAATTTAATGATGCGCAATGACGAAGTAACATTTAGTGCGCGTTTTGGCGGTAAAGCCTTTTCAATTTGGCTACCGATGTGGTCGGTAATGGCGATTTATGCCCGAGAAACCCAAGAATGGGTTAGTTTTCCGCCAGAAGAATACAGCGATCAGGTAGTTGCGGATGATCAAACCGAAACGGTGGTTGAAGCCCCTGTTTTAAGTTTAGCGACCGCTACTGCTAGTGCCGATGCTGAGATCAACGCCACTGAGCCAACTACTGATGGCGATGAACCGCCGCCTGCGCCTAAACCAACCACTAAAGCACGCCCCTCGTTGCGCGTAGTGAAATAA
- the folA gene encoding type 3 dihydrofolate reductase codes for MISMIVAMANQRIIGWHGAMPWHMPADLAWFRQQTLNKPIIMGRNTYQSIGKALPKRQNIVLTRSADFQAPDVTVTHTPNEALLAAGDAPEIMIIGGAQIYRQFLPQTRRLYLTLIDAQVMGDTYFPDYTRCAWQVREKISYPADERNPYPYTFLVLER; via the coding sequence ATGATTTCTATGATTGTGGCAATGGCCAATCAACGCATTATTGGTTGGCACGGGGCAATGCCGTGGCATATGCCTGCTGATCTGGCTTGGTTTAGGCAACAAACCCTAAATAAGCCGATTATTATGGGGCGTAATACTTACCAATCCATTGGTAAGGCATTGCCGAAGCGCCAGAATATTGTGTTGACACGCAGTGCCGATTTTCAAGCACCCGATGTAACCGTAACGCATACGCCCAATGAAGCGTTGCTTGCGGCGGGGGATGCGCCCGAAATTATGATTATTGGCGGCGCACAAATTTATCGACAATTTTTACCGCAAACGCGGCGTTTATACCTAACGTTAATTGATGCTCAAGTAATGGGCGATACTTATTTTCCCGACTACACCCGTTGCGCGTGGCAAGTTCGAGAAAAAATAAGTTACCCCGCCGATGAACGCAACCCATACCCCTACACCTTTCTTGTCCTAGAAAGATAG